One Leclercia pneumoniae genomic region harbors:
- a CDS encoding DUF421 domain-containing protein yields the protein MKAFDLQRMAFDKVPPEFLGEVALRSLYTFVLVFLFLKITGRRGVRQMSLFEVLIILTLGSAAGDVAFYDDVPMVPVFIVFVSLALLYRLVMWLMSKSEKLEDLFEGKPVVIIEEGQLAWEKVQSANMTEFEFFMELRLNSVEQLGQVRLAIMETNGQISVYYYPDDEVKPGLCILPDMLIDRFKTVPESGQYACIKCSHVVSMQAGDHMLCPRCTNPEWTKVSRAKRLA from the coding sequence ATGAAAGCGTTCGATCTCCAACGGATGGCATTCGATAAAGTCCCTCCTGAATTTTTAGGTGAAGTTGCGCTGCGTAGCCTCTATACCTTTGTTTTGGTGTTTCTATTTCTCAAAATAACCGGTCGACGCGGCGTGCGTCAGATGTCGCTTTTCGAAGTGTTAATCATTTTAACCCTGGGCTCCGCGGCCGGAGACGTCGCGTTTTATGACGACGTGCCGATGGTGCCCGTGTTTATTGTTTTTGTGTCACTTGCTTTGCTCTACCGACTGGTGATGTGGCTGATGTCTAAAAGTGAAAAGCTGGAAGACCTGTTCGAAGGGAAGCCGGTCGTTATCATTGAAGAGGGGCAACTGGCCTGGGAAAAAGTGCAAAGCGCGAATATGACGGAGTTTGAGTTCTTTATGGAGCTACGTCTCAACAGCGTTGAACAACTGGGCCAGGTCCGACTGGCTATTATGGAAACCAATGGGCAGATCAGCGTCTATTACTACCCCGATGACGAGGTCAAGCCCGGGCTGTGTATCTTGCCGGATATGCTGATTGACCGTTTTAAGACCGTACCTGAGAGCGGGCAGTATGCCTGCATAAAGTGTAGCCATGTCGTGTCCATGCAGGCAGGCGATCATATGTTATGCCCGCGCTGTACCAATCCAGAATGGACGAAGGTTAGCCGGGCCAAACGGCTCGCCTGA
- the serC gene encoding 3-phosphoserine/phosphohydroxythreonine transaminase: protein MAQVFNFSSGPAMLPAEVLKQAQQELVDWQGLGTSVMEISHRGKEFIQVAEEAEKDFRDLLNIPSNYKVLFCHGGGRGQFAGVPLNILGDKTTADYVDAGYWAASAVKEAHKYCTPNVIDAKVTVDGLRAVKPMREWQLSDNAAYLHYCPNETIDGIAIDETPDFGKDVVVAADFSSTILSAPLDISRFGVIYAGAQKNIGTAGLTIVIVREELLGKAHTACPSILDYTVLNDNDSMFNTPPTFAWYLSGLVFKWLKQNGGVAQMDKINQQKAELLYGTIDKSDFYRNDVAKANRSRMNVPFQLADSNLDKVFLEESFAAGLHALKGHRVVGGMRASIYNAMPLEGVKALTDFMIDFERRHG, encoded by the coding sequence ATGGCTCAGGTCTTTAATTTCAGTTCAGGTCCGGCAATGTTACCGGCAGAGGTACTTAAGCAAGCTCAGCAAGAGCTGGTTGACTGGCAGGGACTCGGTACGTCGGTGATGGAGATTAGCCACCGTGGTAAAGAGTTTATCCAGGTGGCGGAAGAGGCAGAAAAGGATTTTCGCGATCTGCTGAATATTCCCTCGAACTACAAAGTATTGTTCTGCCACGGCGGGGGACGCGGTCAGTTTGCTGGCGTTCCGCTGAATATTCTCGGTGACAAAACCACGGCAGATTACGTGGATGCGGGCTACTGGGCGGCAAGCGCAGTAAAAGAAGCGCACAAATACTGTACGCCGAACGTTATCGACGCCAAAGTCACCGTTGACGGACTGCGCGCTGTGAAGCCAATGCGCGAATGGCAGCTTTCTGATAACGCCGCGTATCTGCACTACTGCCCGAATGAAACCATCGACGGTATTGCCATTGATGAGACCCCGGACTTCGGTAAAGATGTTGTCGTTGCCGCCGATTTCTCCTCCACTATCCTTTCCGCGCCGCTCGATATCAGCCGCTTCGGTGTTATCTACGCTGGCGCGCAGAAAAACATCGGCACGGCGGGTTTGACTATCGTCATCGTACGTGAGGAACTATTGGGTAAAGCCCATACAGCTTGCCCATCCATTCTGGACTACACCGTGTTGAACGATAACGACTCTATGTTCAACACCCCGCCAACCTTTGCCTGGTATCTCTCCGGTCTGGTCTTCAAGTGGCTGAAGCAAAATGGCGGTGTGGCGCAGATGGATAAGATCAATCAGCAGAAAGCTGAACTGCTTTATGGCACCATCGATAAGAGCGACTTTTACCGCAACGATGTGGCTAAAGCCAACCGCTCCCGCATGAACGTCCCGTTCCAGCTGGCGGATAGCAATCTGGATAAAGTGTTCCTGGAAGAGTCCTTCGCTGCGGGTCTGCATGCGTTGAAAGGCCACCGCGTCGTTGGCGGAATGCGCGCCTCTATTTATAACGCTATGCCGCTGGAAGGCGTGAAGGCCCTGACCGATTTCATGATCGACTTCGAACGTCGTCACGGTTAA
- the aroA gene encoding 3-phosphoshikimate 1-carboxyvinyltransferase: MESLTLQPIARVDGTINLPGSKSVSNRALLLAALANGTTVLTNLLDSDDVRHMLNALQALGVHYTLSDDRTRCEVTGNGGALRAAEELELFLGNAGTAMRPLAAALCLGNSNIVLTGEPRMKERPIGHLVDALRQGGAKIDYLEQENYPPLRLRGGFTGGHVEVDGSVSSQFLTALLMTAPLAPQDTVITIKGDLVSKPYIDITLHLMQTFGIEVENHAYQRFVVRGAQQYQSPGHYLVEGDASSASYFLAAGAIKGGTVKVTGIGRNSVQGDIRFADVLEKMGATVTWGEDFISCTRGELNAIDMDMNHIPDAAMTIATAALFAKGTTTLRNIYNWRVKETDRLFAMATELRKVGAEVEEGEDYIRVTPPAQLQVAEIGTYNDHRMAMCFSLVALSDTPVTILDPKCTAKTFPDYFEQLARISTLA; the protein is encoded by the coding sequence ATGGAATCCCTGACGTTACAACCAATCGCGCGAGTAGACGGCACCATCAATCTGCCGGGTTCAAAGAGTGTTTCGAACCGCGCCCTGTTGCTGGCAGCGCTGGCAAATGGCACGACAGTCCTGACCAACCTGCTGGATAGCGATGACGTACGTCATATGCTCAATGCGTTACAAGCGTTGGGCGTTCACTACACGCTCTCTGACGATCGAACCCGTTGTGAAGTTACTGGCAACGGTGGGGCGCTGCGCGCTGCCGAAGAGCTCGAGTTGTTCCTGGGTAACGCCGGCACCGCTATGCGCCCCCTGGCCGCAGCCCTGTGTCTGGGTAACAGCAATATTGTGCTGACGGGCGAACCGCGCATGAAAGAGCGTCCGATTGGTCATCTGGTGGATGCCCTGCGTCAGGGCGGCGCGAAAATTGACTATCTGGAACAGGAAAACTATCCACCACTGCGCCTGCGCGGAGGCTTCACCGGCGGTCATGTTGAGGTAGATGGCAGCGTTTCCAGCCAGTTCTTAACCGCGCTGCTGATGACCGCGCCGCTGGCACCACAGGACACCGTGATTACCATCAAAGGCGATCTGGTCTCTAAGCCCTATATCGATATCACGCTGCATCTGATGCAAACTTTCGGCATCGAGGTGGAAAACCACGCTTATCAGCGCTTCGTAGTGCGCGGTGCACAGCAGTATCAATCTCCGGGCCACTATCTTGTTGAAGGCGACGCCTCTTCCGCCTCCTATTTCCTGGCCGCGGGGGCGATTAAGGGCGGCACCGTTAAAGTAACCGGCATCGGCCGTAATAGTGTGCAAGGCGATATCCGCTTTGCAGACGTTCTGGAGAAGATGGGCGCCACGGTGACCTGGGGGGAGGACTTCATCTCCTGTACGCGTGGCGAACTCAACGCCATCGACATGGACATGAACCATATCCCGGATGCGGCGATGACCATTGCGACGGCAGCGCTTTTCGCAAAAGGGACCACCACGCTGCGTAACATCTATAACTGGCGTGTGAAAGAGACCGACCGTCTGTTTGCAATGGCAACCGAACTGCGCAAAGTGGGCGCAGAGGTAGAAGAGGGCGAAGACTACATCCGCGTCACACCACCGGCACAACTGCAGGTGGCTGAAATCGGCACCTATAACGATCACCGCATGGCGATGTGTTTCTCGCTGGTGGCGCTCTCGGATACCCCGGTGACCATTCTCGATCCGAAATGTACCGCGAAAACCTTCCCGGACTACTTCGAACAGCTGGCGCGCATCAGTACGCTGGCGTAA
- the cmk gene encoding (d)CMP kinase yields the protein MTAVAPVITIDGPSGAGKGTLCKAMAEALQWHLLDSGAIYRVLALAALHHHVDVASEEALVPLAAHLDVRFVSTDGNLEVILEGEDVSGEIRTQEVANAASQVAAFPRVREALLRRQRAFRETPGLIADGRDMGTVVFPDAPVKIFLDASSEERAQRRMLQLQEKGFSVNFDRLLSEIKERDDRDRNRAVAPLVPAEDALVLDSTSLTIEQVIEKALQYARQKLALA from the coding sequence ATGACGGCAGTTGCCCCGGTAATCACCATTGATGGGCCAAGTGGCGCAGGGAAAGGTACGCTGTGCAAAGCAATGGCGGAAGCATTGCAATGGCATCTTTTAGATTCGGGAGCAATCTATCGCGTACTGGCTTTGGCTGCGCTGCACCACCATGTGGATGTCGCGTCTGAAGAGGCACTGGTCCCGCTGGCTGCGCATCTGGATGTTCGTTTTGTCTCGACCGACGGCAACCTTGAAGTCATTCTCGAAGGTGAAGACGTGAGCGGTGAAATCCGCACCCAGGAAGTGGCCAATGCGGCTTCGCAGGTTGCCGCCTTCCCGCGCGTACGTGAAGCCTTGTTACGACGCCAGCGTGCATTCCGTGAAACACCCGGTTTGATCGCCGACGGTCGCGACATGGGAACCGTGGTTTTCCCTGATGCGCCTGTGAAAATTTTCCTTGATGCCTCATCGGAAGAGCGAGCGCAACGCCGCATGCTTCAGTTGCAGGAGAAGGGGTTTAGTGTTAACTTTGATCGCCTTTTATCCGAGATAAAAGAACGTGATGACCGCGATCGTAACCGCGCCGTCGCGCCACTTGTTCCTGCAGAAGATGCGTTAGTGCTGGACTCTACCAGTTTAACTATTGAGCAAGTGATTGAAAAAGCGCTACAATATGCGCGCCAGAAATTGGCTCTCGCGTAA
- the rpsA gene encoding 30S ribosomal protein S1: MTESFAQLFEESLKTIETRPGSIVRGVVVAIDKDVVLVDAGLKSESAIPAEQFKNAQGELEIQVGDEVDVALDAVEDGFGETLLSREKAKRHEAWITLEKAYEEAETVVGVINGKVKGGFTVELNGIRAFLPGSLVDVRPVRDTLHLEGKELEFKVIKLDQKRNNVVVSRRAVIESENSAERDQLLENLQEGMEVKGIVKNLTDYGAFVDLGGVDGLLHITDMAWKRVKHPSEIVNVGDEITVKVLKFDRERTRVSLGLKQLGEDPWVAIAKRYPEGTKLTGRVTNLTDYGCFVEIEEGVEGLVHVSEMDWTNKNIHPSKVVNVGDVVEVMVLDIDEERRRISLGLKQCKNNPWQQFAETHNKGDRVEGKIKSITDFGIFIGLDGGIDGLVHLSDISWNVAGEEAVREFKKGDEIAAVVLQVDAERERISLGVKQLAEDPFNNWVALNKKGAIVNGKVTAVDAKGATVELADGVEGYLRASEASRDRVEDATLVLSVGDDVEAKFTGVDRKNRAISLSVRAKDEADEKDAIATVNKQEDANFSNNAMAEAFKAAKGE, translated from the coding sequence ATGACTGAATCTTTTGCTCAACTATTTGAAGAATCCTTAAAAACAATCGAAACCCGTCCGGGTTCCATCGTTCGCGGTGTTGTTGTTGCTATCGACAAAGACGTAGTACTGGTTGACGCCGGTCTGAAATCTGAGTCCGCCATTCCGGCTGAGCAGTTCAAAAACGCCCAGGGCGAGCTGGAAATCCAGGTCGGTGACGAAGTTGACGTTGCACTGGACGCAGTAGAAGACGGCTTCGGCGAAACCCTGCTGTCTCGTGAGAAAGCTAAACGTCACGAAGCATGGATCACCCTGGAAAAAGCTTACGAAGAAGCTGAAACTGTGGTCGGTGTTATCAACGGCAAAGTTAAAGGTGGCTTCACTGTTGAGCTGAATGGTATTCGTGCGTTCCTGCCAGGTTCACTGGTAGACGTTCGTCCAGTCCGTGACACCCTGCACCTCGAAGGCAAAGAGCTTGAGTTCAAAGTAATCAAGCTGGACCAGAAGCGTAACAACGTTGTTGTATCCCGTCGTGCCGTTATCGAATCCGAAAACAGCGCAGAACGCGATCAGCTGCTGGAAAACCTGCAGGAAGGCATGGAAGTCAAAGGTATCGTTAAGAACCTCACTGACTACGGCGCATTCGTTGACCTGGGCGGCGTTGATGGCCTGCTGCACATCACCGACATGGCGTGGAAACGCGTTAAGCACCCAAGCGAAATCGTGAACGTGGGCGACGAAATCACTGTTAAAGTGCTGAAGTTCGACCGCGAGCGTACTCGTGTATCCCTCGGCCTGAAACAGCTGGGCGAAGATCCATGGGTAGCTATCGCTAAGCGTTACCCAGAAGGTACTAAACTGACTGGTCGCGTTACCAACCTGACCGACTACGGCTGCTTCGTTGAAATCGAAGAAGGCGTTGAAGGCCTGGTGCACGTTTCCGAAATGGACTGGACCAACAAAAACATCCACCCATCCAAAGTTGTTAACGTTGGTGATGTAGTGGAAGTGATGGTTCTGGATATCGACGAAGAACGTCGTCGTATCTCCCTGGGCCTGAAGCAGTGCAAAAACAACCCATGGCAGCAGTTCGCGGAAACCCACAACAAGGGTGACCGTGTTGAAGGTAAAATCAAGTCTATCACTGACTTCGGTATCTTCATCGGCCTGGACGGCGGCATCGATGGCCTGGTTCACCTGTCTGACATCTCCTGGAACGTTGCAGGCGAAGAAGCAGTACGTGAATTCAAGAAAGGCGACGAAATCGCTGCAGTTGTTCTGCAGGTTGACGCAGAACGTGAGCGTATCTCCCTGGGCGTTAAGCAACTGGCAGAAGATCCGTTCAACAACTGGGTTGCACTGAACAAGAAAGGCGCAATTGTAAACGGTAAAGTAACTGCAGTTGACGCTAAAGGCGCAACCGTAGAACTGGCTGACGGCGTTGAAGGTTACCTGCGCGCTTCCGAAGCTTCCCGTGACCGCGTTGAAGATGCAACTCTGGTTCTGAGCGTTGGCGATGACGTTGAAGCTAAGTTCACCGGTGTTGACCGTAAGAACCGTGCAATCAGCCTGTCTGTTCGTGCTAAAGACGAAGCTGATGAGAAAGATGCAATCGCAACTGTTAACAAACAGGAAGATGCAAACTTCTCTAACAACGCAATGGCTGAAGCTTTCAAAGCAGCTAAAGGCGAGTAA
- the ihfB gene encoding integration host factor subunit beta, with translation MTKSELIERLASQQSHIPAKAVEDAVKEMLEHMASTLAQGERIEIRGFGSFSLHYRAPRTGRNPKTGDKVELEGKYVPHFKPGKELRDRANIYGD, from the coding sequence ATGACCAAGTCAGAATTGATCGAAAGACTTGCCAGCCAGCAATCACACATCCCTGCAAAAGCTGTCGAAGATGCAGTGAAAGAGATGCTTGAGCATATGGCCTCGACTCTGGCACAGGGCGAGCGCATTGAAATCCGCGGTTTCGGAAGTTTTTCACTGCACTATCGTGCACCACGCACCGGGCGTAACCCGAAGACTGGCGATAAAGTAGAGCTGGAAGGTAAATACGTTCCGCACTTCAAGCCGGGTAAAGAATTGCGCGATCGCGCCAATATTTATGGCGACTGA
- a CDS encoding ComEC family protein, with amino-acid sequence MSLTALSTCVILAIVPLLWLPALPDLHVIQAIAFAGAIGAWCRCRPVRLTGFWLLFMAWGLLAGQAIVWPMTHLTKGRQEAEVILTASDGDTTHRAKIIRINGQRLSPAVGVKLYGQALPQAGCAGQRWRMTLALRPVHGQLNEGGFDAQRHALSQHLPLTGRFTHAQLLDARCSLRARYLASLSATLEPYQWGAVMLGLGMGERLTVKPEVNDLMRETGTSHLMAISGLHIALAASALWLLVRAFQFFIPVHRIGWRSPMMAGFCFATFYAGLTGMQPPALRTVVSLAVCLALQLSGRRWSSWQVWRVCIAAILFVDPLAVLSHSLLLSAFAVAALIFWFQWLPVTNRRLPRGVQSIANLLHLQLGMLFLLLPLQVALFHGFSLSSLAANLVAVPLVTFVAVPLILLGMFCHLVAMTLVENGLWMATDAVLDLLFRFLKILPNGWIGVDNRWTGLALLPWLALIGWRMRVWKSSPVLCLVVIIVFTFPFWRARHDNSWALHMLDVGQGLAMVIERQGRAVLYDTGPAWPGGDSAQLHIIPWLRWHHLYPDGVILSHDHLDHAGGLNTLRKTWPDMWVRSPLRQEDHMPCFRGERWQWQGLTFSAHWPVDAVRWRGNNRSCVVKVDDGVHSVLLTGDIEAEAEKAMLSHHWQYLPSTLIQVPHHGSNTSSTLPLIQRVNGHIALVSASRFNAWRLPSGKVANRYRKEGYQWVTTPQSGQITVTFTPQAWQIQRLRYQYFRRWYHQWFGVPGDNG; translated from the coding sequence ATGAGTCTGACTGCACTATCAACATGCGTCATCCTGGCGATCGTGCCATTGCTATGGCTGCCTGCGTTGCCAGATTTACATGTTATTCAGGCTATCGCCTTCGCAGGGGCCATCGGTGCCTGGTGTCGCTGTCGGCCTGTGCGGTTGACCGGCTTCTGGCTTCTCTTTATGGCCTGGGGGCTGCTTGCCGGGCAGGCGATAGTCTGGCCGATGACCCACCTGACCAAAGGCCGGCAGGAGGCCGAGGTCATTCTTACCGCCAGCGATGGTGACACTACGCACCGGGCGAAAATTATCCGCATCAATGGTCAACGCCTTTCACCTGCCGTCGGGGTGAAGCTCTATGGTCAGGCGCTTCCCCAGGCCGGGTGTGCAGGGCAACGCTGGCGCATGACGCTCGCCTTGCGTCCAGTGCATGGACAGCTCAATGAAGGGGGTTTTGACGCGCAGCGCCATGCCTTGTCACAACATTTACCGTTGACCGGGCGTTTCACGCACGCCCAGCTGCTGGATGCCCGATGCAGTCTGCGTGCCCGCTATCTCGCCTCTCTGAGTGCGACGCTGGAGCCATATCAATGGGGAGCCGTCATGCTGGGATTAGGGATGGGGGAGCGGCTGACGGTCAAGCCAGAAGTAAATGACCTGATGCGGGAAACCGGTACATCCCATCTGATGGCGATTTCTGGATTACATATTGCGCTGGCCGCATCAGCTCTCTGGCTTTTGGTGCGTGCTTTCCAGTTTTTTATCCCTGTACATCGAATAGGCTGGCGAAGCCCGATGATGGCCGGTTTTTGCTTTGCTACATTTTACGCGGGGCTGACCGGTATGCAGCCTCCAGCGCTGCGTACCGTGGTATCGCTGGCGGTTTGCCTCGCCTTACAACTCAGCGGGCGACGCTGGTCATCCTGGCAGGTATGGCGGGTTTGCATAGCCGCGATCCTGTTTGTCGATCCGCTGGCTGTGCTCTCTCATAGCCTGCTGCTTTCCGCCTTTGCGGTAGCGGCGCTTATCTTCTGGTTTCAGTGGTTGCCCGTGACGAATAGGAGGTTACCCCGGGGAGTGCAGTCCATTGCGAACTTGCTGCATCTACAGTTGGGAATGCTGTTTTTACTACTGCCCCTGCAGGTTGCGTTGTTTCATGGTTTCAGCCTTTCTTCGCTGGCGGCGAACCTGGTTGCCGTACCGCTGGTCACTTTTGTCGCGGTACCGCTCATTTTGCTGGGAATGTTTTGCCATCTTGTGGCCATGACCCTGGTTGAAAATGGGCTGTGGATGGCCACTGATGCCGTACTTGATCTGCTGTTCAGGTTTTTGAAAATTCTGCCCAATGGCTGGATTGGGGTAGACAATCGGTGGACCGGGCTGGCACTCCTTCCCTGGCTTGCGCTTATCGGCTGGCGGATGCGCGTCTGGAAGAGCTCGCCGGTACTCTGTCTGGTGGTCATCATTGTGTTCACGTTCCCGTTTTGGCGAGCCAGGCACGATAACAGCTGGGCACTGCATATGTTGGATGTTGGGCAGGGGCTGGCTATGGTCATTGAACGTCAGGGCAGGGCGGTGCTTTATGACACAGGCCCAGCGTGGCCGGGGGGAGACAGCGCTCAACTACACATTATTCCCTGGCTACGCTGGCATCATTTATATCCTGACGGCGTTATTCTCAGTCACGATCATCTGGATCACGCCGGAGGCCTGAACACCTTGCGCAAAACCTGGCCAGATATGTGGGTTCGTAGTCCGCTGCGTCAGGAAGACCATATGCCCTGTTTTCGCGGTGAACGCTGGCAATGGCAGGGGCTGACCTTTAGCGCACACTGGCCTGTCGATGCCGTTCGCTGGCGCGGAAATAATCGCTCCTGCGTGGTGAAAGTGGATGACGGGGTACACAGCGTATTATTAACAGGCGATATTGAAGCTGAGGCGGAAAAGGCGATGCTGAGTCACCACTGGCAATATCTTCCGTCTACACTTATCCAGGTGCCTCACCACGGGAGCAATACCTCCTCAACGCTGCCTTTGATACAGCGCGTTAATGGGCATATCGCACTGGTCTCTGCTTCACGATTTAACGCCTGGCGCTTGCCGTCGGGGAAAGTGGCAAATCGCTATCGTAAGGAGGGTTATCAGTGGGTCACTACGCCCCAGAGCGGGCAAATCACGGTGACGTTTACACCGCAAGCGTGGCAAATCCAACGTTTACGATATCAATATTTCCGTCGTTGGTATCATCAGTGGTTTGGCGTGCCCGGCGATAACGGGTAG
- the msbA gene encoding lipid A ABC transporter ATP-binding protein/permease MsbA, with protein sequence MHNDKDLSTWQTFRRLWPMIAPFKPGLIVAAVALILNAASDTFMLSLLKPLLDEGFGKTDRSVLLWMPLVVIGLMVMRGITSYVSSYCISWVSGKVVMTMRRRLFSHMMGMPVSFFDKQSTGTLLSRITYDSEQVASSSSGALITVVREGASIIGLFIMMFYYSWQLSLILIVLAPVVSIAIRVVSKRFRNISKNMQNTMGQVTTSAEQMLKGHKEVLIFGGQEVETKRFDKVSNKMRTQGMKMVSASSISDPIIQLIASLALAFVLYAASFPSVMETLTAGTITVVFSSMIALMRPLKSLTNVNAQFQRGMAACQTLFSILDSEQEKDEGTRVIERAKGNVQFRNVTFTYPGREAPALRNINLDIPEGKTVALVGRSGSGKSTIASLMTRFYDIDEGEILLDGHDLREYTLQSLRNQVALVSQNVHLFNDTVANNIAYARTEEYSREQIENAARMAYAMDFINKMDNGLDTVIGENGVLLSGGQRQRIAIARALLRDSPILILDEATSALDTESERAIQSALDELQKNRTSLVIAHRLSTIEQADEIVVVEDGVIVERGSHADLLEQRGVYAQLHKMQFGA encoded by the coding sequence ATGCATAACGATAAAGATCTCTCCACGTGGCAGACCTTCCGCCGTCTCTGGCCGATGATTGCACCTTTCAAGCCTGGTCTGATCGTGGCAGCCGTCGCGTTAATTCTCAACGCTGCCAGCGATACTTTCATGCTATCGCTTCTCAAGCCACTGTTGGACGAGGGTTTTGGTAAAACGGATCGCTCTGTGCTGCTGTGGATGCCTTTGGTGGTTATCGGCCTGATGGTCATGCGTGGTATCACCAGCTATGTCTCTAGCTACTGCATCTCCTGGGTGTCAGGAAAAGTGGTAATGACGATGCGCCGCCGTCTGTTCAGCCACATGATGGGCATGCCGGTCTCCTTCTTCGACAAGCAGTCCACCGGGACGCTGTTGTCGCGCATTACCTACGACTCAGAACAGGTTGCCTCTTCCTCTTCCGGCGCGCTGATTACCGTGGTGCGTGAAGGCGCGTCGATTATCGGCCTGTTCATCATGATGTTTTACTACAGCTGGCAGCTGTCGCTGATACTCATCGTACTCGCCCCGGTTGTCTCTATCGCCATTCGCGTCGTCTCCAAACGTTTCCGCAATATCAGTAAAAATATGCAGAACACCATGGGACAAGTGACCACCAGCGCAGAGCAGATGCTGAAAGGCCACAAAGAGGTGCTGATCTTCGGCGGTCAGGAAGTTGAAACCAAACGCTTCGATAAGGTCAGCAACAAAATGCGTACCCAGGGGATGAAAATGGTTTCCGCTTCATCCATCTCCGATCCAATCATTCAGCTGATTGCCTCCCTTGCCCTGGCGTTTGTGCTGTATGCCGCGAGCTTCCCAAGCGTGATGGAAACTCTGACGGCCGGTACGATTACCGTTGTCTTCTCGTCAATGATTGCCCTGATGCGCCCGCTCAAATCGCTGACTAACGTCAACGCGCAGTTCCAGCGCGGTATGGCAGCCTGCCAGACGCTGTTCAGTATCCTCGATTCAGAGCAGGAGAAAGACGAAGGGACGCGCGTGATTGAGCGTGCAAAAGGCAATGTCCAGTTCCGCAACGTCACCTTTACCTACCCGGGCCGTGAAGCGCCTGCGCTGCGTAATATCAATCTGGATATTCCGGAAGGTAAAACCGTGGCACTGGTTGGCCGGTCTGGTTCGGGTAAATCGACCATCGCTAGTCTGATGACCCGTTTTTACGATATCGATGAGGGTGAGATTTTACTCGATGGGCACGATTTGCGGGAATATACCCTGCAGTCGCTGCGTAACCAGGTTGCGCTGGTTTCTCAGAACGTCCACCTGTTCAATGATACCGTTGCCAATAACATCGCCTATGCCCGTACAGAAGAGTACAGCCGCGAGCAGATCGAAAACGCTGCCCGTATGGCCTATGCGATGGACTTTATCAATAAGATGGATAACGGTCTTGATACCGTTATTGGTGAAAACGGCGTGCTGCTCTCCGGCGGTCAGCGTCAACGTATCGCGATTGCCCGCGCGCTGCTGCGTGATAGCCCGATACTGATTCTCGACGAAGCCACCTCTGCGCTCGATACCGAGTCAGAGCGTGCCATTCAGTCGGCACTGGATGAGCTGCAGAAAAACCGTACCTCGCTGGTGATTGCGCACCGTCTCTCTACCATCGAACAGGCCGATGAGATTGTGGTGGTGGAAGATGGCGTCATTGTTGAGCGCGGCAGCCATGCCGATCTGCTTGAACAACGCGGTGTCTATGCTCAGCTTCATAAGATGCAGTTTGGCGCATGA
- the lpxK gene encoding tetraacyldisaccharide 4'-kinase, with product MIARIWSGESPLWMLLLPLSWLYGLVSGLIRLSYRLGLKKAWRAPVPVVVVGNLTAGGNGKTPVVIWLVEQLTRQGIRVGVVSRGYGGKAASYPLVLNAQTTTAEAGDEPVLIFQRTGVPVAVSPVRSEAVQALLEHAPVQLVITDDGLQHYALARDKEIVVVDGVRRFGNGWWLPAGPMRERASRLDSVDAIIVNGGAAQAGEIPMRLQPGLAVNLLSGERRNVAELPGLVAMAGIGHPPRFFATLEQCGATLVKKIPLADHQAVSQQQVAAMTTSGQTLIMTEKDAVKCRPFARDNWWYLPVDAELEGERPEKLLLELIALARQANEVATAH from the coding sequence ATGATTGCCCGCATCTGGTCCGGTGAGTCACCCCTGTGGATGTTGCTGTTACCGCTCTCCTGGCTGTATGGCCTGGTGAGCGGTCTCATACGCCTCAGCTACAGACTGGGCCTGAAAAAAGCATGGCGTGCTCCCGTGCCCGTTGTGGTCGTTGGAAATCTTACCGCCGGTGGCAACGGCAAAACGCCGGTTGTTATCTGGCTGGTAGAGCAGTTAACGCGTCAGGGGATTCGCGTGGGCGTTGTCTCACGGGGTTATGGCGGCAAAGCGGCTAGCTATCCTCTGGTGCTTAATGCGCAGACAACGACAGCAGAAGCTGGCGATGAACCGGTATTAATCTTCCAACGTACCGGAGTGCCGGTGGCGGTGTCCCCGGTACGTAGCGAAGCCGTACAGGCGCTGCTGGAACATGCTCCGGTACAGCTGGTCATTACCGATGACGGTCTGCAGCACTACGCGCTGGCGCGTGATAAAGAGATAGTGGTCGTGGACGGTGTCCGTCGTTTTGGGAATGGCTGGTGGTTGCCTGCCGGGCCGATGCGCGAGCGGGCTTCCCGTTTAGATTCCGTCGATGCGATCATCGTCAATGGCGGCGCGGCCCAGGCGGGTGAGATCCCGATGCGGCTGCAGCCGGGGCTGGCAGTTAATCTGCTCAGCGGTGAACGTCGTAACGTGGCTGAACTCCCGGGCCTGGTTGCGATGGCGGGCATTGGCCATCCGCCGCGCTTCTTCGCCACCCTGGAGCAGTGCGGCGCCACGCTGGTAAAAAAAATCCCGCTGGCTGACCATCAGGCAGTGAGCCAGCAGCAGGTTGCGGCGATGACCACTTCGGGCCAGACATTAATCATGACCGAAAAAGACGCTGTAAAATGTCGCCCCTTTGCGCGTGATAACTGGTGGTATTTGCCTGTCGATGCAGAGTTAGAGGGCGAGCGCCCTGAAAAACTGCTTCTGGAACTGATCGCCCTCGCGCGCCAGGCTAATGAGGTCGCCACCGCGCATTAA